The nucleotide window TTTGTATTCATCAAACTCGGCATCCGTCCATCCAAAAGCCGTGGAAATATCAAGGCCTTGCAAAGGTCTTGCTTTTAATTCCAGCTCAATGCCCTGGCTGTGGGCTTTGGCGGCATTGAAAAACAGCCGGTTGTCAAGAAAGGCCGTCTTGGCACCGATTTCATAATTCAAGGATGTCTGCTCATCAAATTTGGCAGTCTCTTTATCATCCCCGTTTGCATTAAGACCACCGGCCAGATCCCCCTGGGATACGCTGAAATAGGTCATGGCATCCTTGTTCATACGCCAGGACAAAACAGCTTTGGGCAGCAGGGCATCCCAGTCTTCTTCCCGGCTCCATTCCACGGAGGAAAGCCGTTCTCCCGTATCGGTGCGGGTATCATAATGCCGGTAGTCAAGTTCCTTGTTAACCCTTTCGCACCGGAGTCCTGCTGTAAAATCAAGGGAACCGGCAATGGGGACGGTCACCTGCCCAAAGGCCGCCATGGTCTTTGTACTCCTGTTCCCGGGCCAGTTATATTTGGTGTTATGGCCAAACGCCATGGTATCATAGGTTATAGAAAAATCATGATAATCCTGTTCTTCAAAGGAATAGTAGAGTCCCACCATCCATTTTAATCGCCCGCTGTTTTCCAGGGACTGAATGCGGATTTCTTTTTTCATGGTACCTGAGTGGACCCGGGGCAATGCTTGTGTCGGAACCGTTTCTTAACTGATCAATACCGGCATGGAAATTAACCTCAAATTGATCTGTCGGCAGCCATCGAAGCCGGGCCTTGGCATTTTTATTTTCTTTGGCATCAAAATAATCCTGGCCCGGAGCTTCATTTTTCATGAAGCCCCTTGATTCATTATAATTGGCAGACAGACCGAAAAACAATTCATCTTTTATAAGGGGTCCGTTAATAAAACCTTTGACACCATAGGTTTCATTCGAGCCCGCCTGTATGCTTGCCTTTGATTCCATGGTATTGCCGGTTTTTTTGGAGACGACATTAATGGCACCGCCAATGGCATTTTTCCCGTACAGGGTGCCCTGGGGACCGCGAAGCACCTCCACCCGTTCAATATTGACAAGGTCCGCGCCATAATGGGAGACCTGATCAAAGGGAACACCGTCCACATAAAGGACAACAGGATTTTTGCCGGTAAACATGCTGGAACCAATCCCCCGGAAAATAACATTATTATTGCCTCCTATTCCGGAATCGATCATCATATTGGGGATCATGTCTGTAACAGCCTTGATATCTACGATATCGGCATCCTCAAGATCCGTTTCGGTAAATGCCGTGATGGCCGACGGGACATCCCGGATATTTTCTTTTCTTTTGTCTGCCGTAACGGTGAC belongs to Desulfobacula toluolica Tol2 and includes:
- a CDS encoding TonB-dependent receptor, coding for MKKEIRIQSLENSGRLKWMVGLYYSFEEQDYHDFSITYDTMAFGHNTKYNWPGNRSTKTMAAFGQVTVPIAGSLDFTAGLRCERVNKELDYRHYDTRTDTGERLSSVEWSREEDWDALLPKAVLSWRMNKDAMTYFSVSQGDLAGGLNANGDDKETAKFDEQTSLNYEIGAKTAFLDNRLFFNAAKAHSQGIELELKARPLQGLDISTAFGWTDAEFDEYKNYTGKTPKQMPAYTFNLGIQYRVPCGFFVRGEMEGLGRTYYDEANTIKQDAFQLYHAKIGYEASNWDVYLYCNNLLDKEYFSSMSFGRFSVAEPRTFGVFASVRF
- a CDS encoding TonB-dependent receptor plug domain-containing protein, coding for MRDVPSAITAFTETDLEDADIVDIKAVTDMIPNMMIDSGIGGNNNVIFRGIGSSMFTGKNPVVLYVDGVPFDQVSHYGADLVNIERVEVLRGPQGTLYGKNAIGGAINVVSKKTGNTMESKASIQAGSNETYGVKGFINGPLIKDELFFGLSANYNESRGFMKNEAPGQDYFDAKENKNAKARLRWLPTDQFEVNFHAGIDQLRNGSDTSIAPGPLRYHEKRNPHSVPGKQRAIKMDGGTLLFL